Proteins co-encoded in one Kocuria flava genomic window:
- a CDS encoding heparan-alpha-glucosaminide N-acetyltransferase domain-containing protein gives MDDRSTPRRAQAPAAGRAARRPTGRVQAVDAARGLALVGLTAIHFLPAAYEGTSTPTLSWLLFAGDSAALFALVAGVGLALSSGGRRPRTGREMRAVRAGIAVRALLIAALGLSIGYLLPQEFPPAISILPAYGVFFLLSLPFLGLQVRTLLICAGAAAVLAPLLVHAVGGRLPEYSAHNPTFAHLVTEPAALLSQLLLTGTYPALPYLAYLLTGLAVGRLNLNSRRVQGGLLAAGAGLAAVAKLVSWLLLYATSGYMTLLYSIPELTRQQLDDMIVFGPSEALPTNSLWWQVLSAPHANTPFSVLWSLGVAVAAVGALLLIARRYGAWLNPLAAVGAMTLTLYTGQLVLLSFEVHYAYPLLWCLAVLALSVLFALAWRHAFGQGPLERVVSGAAGAARRRVLARGAADGTA, from the coding sequence ATGGACGACCGATCCACGCCCCGCCGGGCCCAGGCCCCCGCGGCCGGTCGGGCGGCCCGCCGCCCGACCGGCCGGGTGCAGGCCGTGGACGCGGCCCGCGGCCTGGCCCTCGTCGGGCTGACGGCCATCCACTTCCTGCCCGCCGCCTACGAGGGCACGAGCACCCCCACGCTGTCCTGGCTGCTGTTCGCGGGGGACTCCGCGGCGCTGTTCGCCCTGGTCGCCGGGGTGGGACTGGCCCTGTCCTCCGGGGGCCGCCGCCCCCGGACCGGCCGGGAGATGCGGGCCGTGCGGGCCGGGATCGCGGTGCGGGCCCTGCTCATCGCGGCGCTGGGCCTGAGCATCGGCTACCTGCTGCCGCAGGAGTTCCCGCCGGCGATCTCCATCCTGCCCGCCTACGGCGTCTTCTTCCTGCTCTCCCTGCCGTTCCTGGGCCTGCAGGTGCGCACGCTGCTGATCTGCGCGGGGGCGGCCGCGGTCCTCGCCCCGCTGCTGGTCCACGCCGTGGGCGGGCGGCTGCCGGAGTACTCCGCCCACAACCCCACCTTCGCCCACCTCGTGACCGAGCCGGCCGCCCTGCTCTCCCAGCTGCTGCTGACGGGCACCTACCCCGCCCTGCCCTACCTGGCCTACCTGCTCACGGGCCTCGCCGTCGGCCGGCTCAACCTCAACAGCCGGCGCGTCCAGGGCGGGCTGCTGGCCGCGGGCGCGGGCCTGGCGGCGGTGGCGAAGCTGGTCTCGTGGCTGCTGCTCTACGCCACGAGCGGGTACATGACGCTGCTCTACAGCATCCCCGAGCTGACCCGGCAGCAGCTCGACGACATGATCGTCTTCGGCCCCTCCGAGGCCCTGCCGACGAACTCCCTGTGGTGGCAGGTGCTCTCCGCCCCGCACGCCAACACGCCCTTCTCCGTGCTGTGGAGCCTCGGGGTCGCGGTGGCGGCCGTGGGCGCGCTGCTGCTGATCGCCCGGCGCTACGGCGCGTGGCTGAACCCGCTGGCGGCCGTGGGCGCGATGACCCTCACCCTCTACACCGGCCAGCTCGTGCTCCTGTCCTTCGAGGTGCACTACGCCTACCCGCTGCTGTGGTGCCTGGCCGTGCTGGCGCTCTCGGTGCTGTTCGCCCTCGCGTGGCGCCACGCCTTCGGCCAGGGCCCGCTCGAGCGCGTCGTCTCGGGCGCCGCCGGAGCCGCCCGCCGGAGGGTCCTCGCCCGGGGCGCGGCGGACGGCACCGCCTGA
- a CDS encoding GNAT family N-acetyltransferase, whose translation MLTLRALDPGDRAAVVAFLLADPAHARTCFDRDPVPADADDLLSSAGYGPGRHRHALVGAFDDGVLVGLLDRVLGWPTPQTAYLGLVHVHPRRRRAGVGAALLAHAEQEARDGGCRQLMLSVVARHHEARAHWDRRGFRLLTARGERTAGPLESVVMHRPVPAAPGPAADGAAAAPGPAGDGPAQSPEASRAACSRISRRSLEPTSTSRPSAVVTR comes from the coding sequence GTGCTGACCCTGCGCGCCCTGGACCCCGGCGACCGGGCGGCGGTCGTGGCCTTCCTGCTGGCCGACCCCGCCCACGCCCGCACGTGCTTCGACCGCGACCCCGTGCCCGCGGACGCGGACGACCTGCTCTCCTCGGCCGGCTACGGGCCGGGCCGCCACCGCCACGCCCTCGTCGGGGCCTTCGACGACGGCGTGCTGGTGGGACTGCTCGACCGCGTGCTGGGCTGGCCCACGCCGCAGACGGCCTACCTCGGGCTGGTGCACGTGCACCCGCGGCGGCGGCGGGCCGGCGTCGGCGCCGCCCTGCTGGCGCACGCCGAGCAGGAGGCGCGGGACGGCGGCTGCCGTCAGCTGATGCTCTCCGTCGTGGCCCGCCACCACGAGGCCCGCGCCCACTGGGACCGGAGGGGGTTCCGCCTGCTGACGGCCCGCGGGGAGCGCACGGCGGGGCCGCTGGAGTCCGTGGTGATGCACCGTCCCGTGCCCGCTGCACCCGGCCCCGCGGCGGACGGCGCGGCGGCCGCACCGGGGCCCGCCGGTGACGGGCCGGCTCAGTCCCCGGAGGCCAGCCGGGCGGCCTGCTCGAGGATCTCCCGGCGCAGCCTCGAGCCCACGAGCACCTCGCGGCCGTCCGCGGTGGTGACCCGGTAG
- a CDS encoding OsmC family peroxiredoxin produces MPKPVVSTASTVWNGDLFSGSGSTRLEGSGLGPFDVDWKTRAEEGAGERTSPEELLAAAHATCFSMALSNMLAGNDTPPTRLDSSAEVTFVAGEGITGIRLVVRAEVAGLGAEDFARIAEEAKAGCPVSQALSVDITLDAALA; encoded by the coding sequence ATGCCGAAACCCGTCGTCAGCACGGCCAGCACCGTCTGGAACGGAGACCTCTTCTCCGGCTCGGGCAGCACGCGCCTGGAGGGCTCGGGCCTGGGCCCGTTCGACGTCGACTGGAAGACCCGCGCCGAGGAGGGCGCGGGCGAGCGCACGAGCCCCGAGGAGCTCCTGGCGGCCGCCCACGCCACGTGCTTCTCGATGGCGCTGTCGAACATGCTCGCGGGCAACGACACCCCGCCGACCCGCCTGGACTCCTCCGCCGAGGTCACGTTCGTGGCCGGGGAGGGCATCACGGGGATCCGGCTCGTGGTGCGGGCGGAGGTCGCAGGCCTGGGCGCCGAGGACTTCGCCCGCATCGCGGAGGAGGCCAAGGCCGGCTGCCCGGTCTCGCAGGCGCTGTCCGTGGACATCACCCTGGACGCGGCGCTGGCCTGA
- the gltX gene encoding glutamate--tRNA ligase, producing the protein MTAQPLTPAVPDPAATPVRVRFCPSPTGTPHVGLIRTALFNWAHARHTGGTMVFRVEDTDTLRDSEESYQQLLEALHWLGIDWDEGVETGGPHGPYRQSERLGIYADVTARLREHGAVYECYSTPEEVEARHRAAGRDPKLGYDNFDRDLTPEQVAAYRAEGREPVLRFRMPDEDIVVTDMIRGEIVFRAGSIPDFVVVRANGQPLYTLTNPVDDALMEITQVLRGEDLLSSTPRQIALFRVLVELGIATCVPEYGHLPYVMGEGNKKLSKRDPESSLFHLKDSGFVPEGLLNYLALLGWSLSADEDVFTVEQLVAHFDVHDVLANPARFDLKKATAINGTHVRMLDPRDFRDRLVPYLRAAGVVGESLDERENEILDRAAPLVQERMNLLGEAPELLSFLFAGDDGIEIADDARKQLKDSAGEVLRAALAALEPLTEWTAPALETALREAIVDGLGIKPRLAFGPVRTAVSGRRISPPLFESMEILGRESSLARLRALAAELG; encoded by the coding sequence ATGACTGCACAGCCCCTGACCCCGGCCGTCCCCGATCCCGCCGCCACCCCGGTGCGCGTGCGCTTCTGCCCGTCGCCGACGGGCACGCCCCACGTGGGGCTGATCCGCACCGCCCTGTTCAACTGGGCCCACGCCCGCCACACCGGCGGCACCATGGTGTTCCGGGTCGAGGACACCGACACCCTGCGGGACTCCGAGGAGAGCTACCAGCAGCTGCTCGAGGCGCTGCACTGGCTCGGCATCGACTGGGACGAGGGCGTCGAGACCGGGGGCCCGCACGGGCCCTACCGGCAGTCCGAGCGCCTGGGGATCTACGCGGACGTCACCGCGCGGCTGCGCGAGCACGGCGCCGTCTACGAGTGCTACTCGACCCCCGAGGAGGTCGAGGCCCGCCACCGCGCCGCCGGGCGCGACCCCAAGCTGGGCTACGACAACTTCGACCGGGACCTCACCCCCGAGCAGGTCGCGGCCTACCGGGCCGAGGGCCGCGAGCCGGTGCTGCGCTTCCGGATGCCCGACGAGGACATCGTCGTGACCGACATGATCCGCGGGGAGATCGTGTTCAGGGCCGGGTCCATCCCCGACTTCGTGGTGGTCCGCGCCAACGGCCAGCCCCTCTACACCCTCACCAACCCCGTCGACGACGCCCTCATGGAGATCACCCAGGTGCTGCGCGGGGAGGACCTGCTCTCCTCCACGCCCCGGCAGATCGCCCTGTTCCGGGTGCTCGTGGAGCTCGGCATCGCCACCTGCGTGCCCGAGTACGGCCACCTGCCCTACGTCATGGGGGAGGGCAACAAGAAGCTGTCCAAGCGCGACCCCGAGTCCAGCCTCTTCCACCTCAAGGACAGCGGCTTCGTCCCCGAGGGGCTGCTCAACTACCTGGCCCTGCTCGGCTGGTCGCTGTCCGCCGACGAGGACGTGTTCACCGTCGAGCAGCTCGTGGCCCACTTCGACGTCCACGACGTGCTGGCCAACCCGGCCCGCTTCGACCTCAAGAAGGCCACGGCCATCAACGGCACGCACGTGCGCATGCTCGACCCCCGGGACTTCCGCGACCGGCTCGTCCCGTACCTGCGGGCCGCCGGCGTGGTGGGGGAGAGCCTCGACGAGCGCGAGAACGAGATCCTCGACCGGGCCGCGCCGCTGGTCCAGGAGCGGATGAACCTGCTCGGGGAGGCACCCGAGCTGCTGTCCTTCCTCTTCGCCGGAGACGACGGGATCGAGATCGCCGACGACGCCCGCAAGCAGCTCAAGGACTCCGCCGGCGAGGTCCTGCGGGCCGCGCTGGCCGCCCTCGAGCCGCTGACGGAGTGGACCGCGCCCGCGCTGGAGACCGCCCTGCGGGAGGCCATCGTGGACGGGCTGGGCATCAAGCCGCGCCTGGCCTTCGGGCCGGTCCGCACCGCAGTGTCCGGACGGCGGATCTCTCCGCCGCTGTTCGAGTCGATGGAGATCCTCGGCCGGGAGTCCTCCCTGGCCCGGCTGCGCGCGCTGGCCGCGGAGCTGGGCTGA